Sequence from the Brachionichthys hirsutus isolate HB-005 chromosome 21, CSIRO-AGI_Bhir_v1, whole genome shotgun sequence genome:
AGGATCCGACCGGCtgaaaggaaaaacacaaatccaTACGAAGAATGATCAGCTGGAGGTGACGGCAGCGGAATCGAGGGATTTGAGAAAGACTCAAGCCCAGATCGACACACAACTAATAACGGACGGTAAGAAATCAGAGGCTGCAGTGTGGATTAAATACGCATTCTAAGCAGTCAGTCTCAATTCCTGCACGCGTGGCAGACTAACAATGAGGTCGTCTAGTTTAGCGTCTGGTTTTTAACCTGTGGAGATCTGCAGAGGGCGAGGAACCATCGTGTTcgggcttcctctcctctttccctctcttctccCGTGGCTCAGCGCCAGACTCCGGCTTCTCGCGGCCCTCTCTGGCTCGCTTCGCTAGGAATGgaggcagaaggggaattatcAATTTAGTATTCAGAGCACTCAAGAAACAGGGTTTGTGGGGCTCCCCAGAATATAAAGAGATTCAGACAATGATGGCACAGCACCAGTTAAGGCTTCAGTGCTGTGATCTAGGCTGAgcagaacgggggggggggggatccatcaGATGGTTCGTTATTTACCCCCGTACTGATCTGGAATCCATTTGTTTCAGAGCTCCCTCCCCTCCATCAAAGGCCTCTGAACGGGAATAAACCCCAAACCGCCTCAGTTTCACTCACCTCTTAACGCGGGCTCAGCCACACTTTCCCGAGTGAAAGGCTTGTTCACAATCTGCTTCGACTTGGCAGCAAAGTTGAGCGCAGTAAAAGTATCAAAGTAATACTTGTACTCGGGCGCAATATTGGTGATCATGACGGAGTGCGCCGAGCCGCCCAAAGAGTCCTGCAGCAACCGCGTCAGTTTGCTGTCTCTGTACGGGATGCGGGCGGCCGTGCCGGAGTTGAGAGAGTCCACCACTTTGCTGAGCGTGAAGAGCGACAGGTTGATGGCGCCGCTCTCCTTCAGACGGATGCCCCGGTTGCCGGTGCGTCGGTTGTCCTCGGATCCAGCCAGATCTATCAGGTAGAGCTTTCCCGTCTGCCGTCTTTGGGGGAAAGCCCACTGGGTCCGCACGACCTTCATCGTCgaaaagacggggggggggggtgaggaggacGAGAAGCAGATGATCAGTTACGATTGGGGAACACATCGAATTGTGACGAATGCATCCAAAACCGAGCATGAATGCATGAAGAAAGGACAGAACTAGAAAGAcgatcagagactgcagaccctcgcctccaatggactattggatcttgtgagacagtaaacagggcttccggatcagaggggccaaacctgctctagcttgctgctccggaacgtactacaagactccttctggactctttttccccatcatgccattcgtgtccctccctcttaaagtggcagtttacagcacaggcacaactccggatgtaaaaataattctagaatctggatccagatcgacgccattctcggggaggaccaagccacggacagaaccttgcttgtgtaaaaatttcaagtcgatcgggttactagtttttgagttatgcgctcggacagacaaacaaacaaacaaacagacacagacagacaaacgcacccaactgcaataccctcgcctcctcttcggcgagggaaattagtgaaagcacagcagagACCAGCTTGTGTCTCTCCCAGAATATCCCCAAAGCGCCCAGCAGTGGCGAGTTAGAGCGTTGCGAGAGAGAATTAATTTCAGCACCAGCTACCAAATTCTGGCCTACTGCTCCAAGGCCACAACCTGTTTAAGATGCTGCACGAGCAGCTCAGAAAGCAAAAATCAATCTTTTGAGTTGAAGTCACACGTAGAACCTTGATGAGGAGGACGGCGTGGCTCCGGCTGGATCGCTGGTTTAGTTTGGTCGAGGCCGTAGTACGTTTGTGGCTGGCGGGGACAAAGTGTTGGTCAAAGTCCGAGAAGGAGGAGATGGTCGTGTGGGTGAGACCCGGGATCAGGATGTTCTTATCCTTGTCCTCTCTGATGGGCAAATCCTGGGAGCTCGGCGAGAGTAGATCAAGGACCttagaagacaaagaagaaaagaagattGCACGactttaaaaacagcaaagaaagtACATGTCATTAAACGCAACAGAAACATTCAGAGAAAATCGATTCATTTCCAATTTCAAGTTATAGCGTCACTAACTTAGTAATTAAACAATTACCGGTAGCAGAAACTAGTAATTATTTACTGACTGAATCTGCTCAAATCTGGGAACGACCTTAATTCACTAGTTTCCTTTCTTCGCCACGGCCAGAAATCAATAACCCGTGTTTTAACACTGCACATAACCGTCATACCTTCTCATTGTAAATTTCCAAATAAGACATCCCTATGCTGTAGGCCCAGCCTCCATCCTCAGCACTGACGAGGTTCAGGACCTCCCGAACCGCACGGGGAATCACGCCGGGCTGCGCCGAGCTGCCCAACATGGTGTGGGTCTTACCTAGGAGGGGGAGTAACATACCTGATCAATACTGTTATACAAGGCAACAAGGGCTGATTAAAACCACCAGGAAAAGGGCTTTGACATCATTGATCATTTATATGGATAAACAAGCTAGAAGCCAACGCGAGAGAGGCAGCGTACCGGCCCCCGTGGGGCCGAAGGCGAACACGCTGGCGTTCTGGCCCTTCAGGATGTGCGGCAGAATGGGCTTGACCGACGACAGGAAAACCTCCTGCTGAGTCGTTTGCTGCCCATGAAATGCGTCAAAGCTGAAACGACGACATTCTTACGGTTAGAATAATCACGACTTACGCTGCACAAACACGAGCAGACGCACTCACCGGTATTTAACCGACTCCGTCGCGTTCCTCCAGTTCACTATCTCCAGGTTCTGGGAGTCCAGGCCTCTGACACAGGGCCCCTCGTCTTTCTCGTCTTCTTCGGCCATGAAAGGTCGGAGCCGAACCGCGACTCGAACCCGTGTCGTCTTGTTCCCCGCGTCTGACTGCGCGACACGCTGCGCCATGTTTGAGGCCTTAACACGAAAGGCCTCGACAACACAAAACAACGCCACGCATTATTTATCTGTACAGAGTCTCGCTTAACGTAAACATtgcaaaacattatttaaatcttttttcatGTCAAGTCGAACGCGAATGTCCCTCATAGAAACCACAGCGAAATTGAGACGCATGTTTTCGTTAAGCAGCTAATAAGACAACATTTGCTAACACCAATTCTAACTAAAGTCTGTCAACTAGCTCGTCTCGCCGGTGCTTACCGATACTGTCCGCGGATTCCCTGAGAAGAAACCGAGCTATTTCCCAAACTCCAACTTTAGCAACATGACAAATATCGACCTTTAATAATGGCGACTGGAGCCGTCTGCGCGTCTGCAATTCAAATATAGAGCGCAGTATCCGGAAACGGTCATTATCCAATCAGAAACAGATGCGCTCATTTCACCTATGACGTCATTTCTAATCGCCTTTCGAACGCGTGCTAATATGGTCATCGTGAAATCTACATATTTAGATCTCTAAACATTTGACAAGATTCATTTACCGTGAATAAtgacacaaaatgtgtttctcaaaaCTGCTCCTGCGTGCGCATGCGCAATGCACAGGAAGTTGCGTCGAAGCAGATCCGTATTCCCGGAGAGTCTGATGGCTGCGCTATTTACGTACATCCATGTCGTGCGTAATCGGTGGGAAAATGGCGCTATG
This genomic interval carries:
- the kif22 gene encoding kinesin-like protein KIF22 — encoded protein: MAQRVAQSDAGNKTTRVRVAVRLRPFMAEEDEKDEGPCVRGLDSQNLEIVNWRNATESVKYRFDAFHGQQTTQQEVFLSSVKPILPHILKGQNASVFAFGPTGAGKTHTMLGSSAQPGVIPRAVREVLNLVSAEDGGWAYSIGMSYLEIYNEKVLDLLSPSSQDLPIREDKDKNILIPGLTHTTISSFSDFDQHFVPASHKRTTASTKLNQRSSRSHAVLLIKVVRTQWAFPQRRQTGKLYLIDLAGSEDNRRTGNRGIRLKESGAINLSLFTLSKVVDSLNSGTAARIPYRDSKLTRLLQDSLGGSAHSVMITNIAPEYKYYFDTFTALNFAAKSKQIVNKPFTRESVAEPALRAKRAREGREKPESGAEPREKRGKEERKPEHDGSSPSADLHSRSDPSVLDRLIALEKLMMSRQNKSRRDMLKDVAQEIQELKAKQKELESKTLQFNCLAGGRSGAREGSVFSTAPLPRMQATAAKSNKRQAVVRPLHAAQLQPLRQNVELNKKLSVCVKKKDEKRSDQFEPPDGKENRMEWELESRLDTWVLEQSRQKILQVLNAGSLKELKGLQQIGDKKAKLILGWREVHGQFTKLEDLVKVEGMSEKRFSSFMKANILSALGK